One Streptomyces lincolnensis genomic region harbors:
- a CDS encoding acetyl-CoA C-acetyltransferase, whose amino-acid sequence MAEAYIVGAVRTPVGRRGGGLSGVHPADLGAHVLRALVERAGVDPGAVEDVVFGCLDAVGPQAGDIARTAWLAAGLPEEVPGVTVDRQCGSSQQAVHFAAQGVLSGTQDLVVAGGVQNMSQIPIAFATRQAAEPLGFTQGPFAGSEGWRARYGDRAVNQFVGAEMIAGKWGISREDQEEFALRSHRRALSAIDEGRFEREIVAHGQVGVDEGPRRDTSLEKMAALKPVIDGGTVTAACSSQVSDGAAAMLLASEHAVREHGLTPRARVHHLSVRGEDPIRMLTAPIPATAHALKKTGLAIDDIDLVEINEAFAPVVLAWLKETGADPDKVNVNGGAIALGHPLGATGVKLMTTLLHELERTGGRFGLQTMCEGGGQANVTIIERL is encoded by the coding sequence ATGGCCGAGGCCTACATCGTCGGAGCGGTCCGGACGCCCGTCGGGCGGCGCGGGGGAGGACTGAGCGGGGTCCACCCGGCCGATCTGGGCGCGCATGTGCTGCGCGCGCTGGTCGAGCGGGCCGGCGTCGATCCCGGCGCCGTCGAGGACGTCGTCTTCGGGTGCCTGGACGCGGTGGGGCCGCAGGCCGGGGACATCGCGCGGACCGCATGGCTCGCGGCCGGGCTGCCCGAGGAGGTGCCGGGCGTCACCGTGGACCGGCAGTGCGGCTCCTCGCAGCAGGCCGTGCACTTCGCGGCACAGGGCGTGCTGTCCGGGACGCAGGACCTGGTCGTCGCCGGCGGTGTGCAGAACATGTCGCAGATCCCCATCGCCTTCGCCACCCGGCAGGCCGCCGAGCCCCTCGGCTTCACCCAGGGCCCCTTCGCGGGCAGCGAGGGCTGGCGGGCGCGCTACGGCGACAGGGCGGTGAACCAGTTCGTCGGCGCCGAGATGATCGCCGGCAAGTGGGGGATCAGCCGGGAGGACCAGGAGGAGTTCGCGCTGCGGTCCCACCGGCGGGCGCTGAGCGCCATCGACGAGGGGCGCTTCGAGCGCGAGATCGTGGCCCACGGCCAGGTCGGCGTCGACGAGGGGCCGCGCCGGGACACCTCCCTGGAGAAGATGGCCGCGCTGAAACCGGTCATCGACGGCGGCACCGTCACCGCGGCCTGCTCCTCGCAGGTCTCCGACGGCGCGGCCGCCATGCTGCTCGCCTCCGAGCACGCGGTCCGCGAGCACGGGCTGACGCCCCGCGCGCGCGTGCACCACCTCTCCGTACGCGGCGAGGACCCCATCCGTATGCTCACCGCGCCCATCCCGGCCACCGCCCACGCCCTGAAGAAGACCGGCCTCGCCATCGACGACATCGACCTCGTCGAGATCAACGAGGCCTTCGCACCGGTCGTCCTGGCCTGGCTCAAGGAGACCGGCGCCGACCCGGACAAGGTCAACGTCAACGGCGGCGCGATCGCCCTCGGCCATCCCCTGGGAGCGACGGGAGTGAAGCTGATGACGACCCTGCTGCACGAACTGGAGCGCACGGGCGGCCGGTTCGGACTCCAGACCATGTGCGAGGGGGGCGGGCAGGCCAACGTGACGATCATCGAGCGGCTGTGA
- a CDS encoding NAD(P)H-dependent flavin oxidoreductase, which yields MDTAFTRLAGVRHPIVQTGMGWVAGPRLVSAAANAGALGILASATMTPGRLREAIREVASRTDAPFGVNLRADATDAGDRVRIMIEEGVRVASFALAPSPGLIAELKEAGIVVIPSVGARRHAEKVAGWGADAVIVQGGEGGGHTGEVATTVLLPQVVDAVDIPVVAAGGFFDGRGLVAALAYGAAGVAMGTRFLLTSDSTVPDAVKARYLAARVTDVTVTRAIDGLPHRMLRTDLVASLEHAGRMRALARALRRAAGFRKLSGLTWRALARDGLALRHGRNLTWSQVLLAANTPMLLRSAMVDGRTDLGVMASGQVAGLIDDLPSCAELVDRIMKQAEETLEGLPTAG from the coding sequence AGACCGGGATGGGATGGGTGGCGGGCCCGCGTCTGGTCTCGGCGGCGGCGAACGCGGGCGCGCTCGGCATCCTGGCCTCCGCGACGATGACCCCCGGCCGGCTGCGCGAGGCGATCCGGGAGGTGGCCTCCCGCACGGACGCGCCCTTCGGGGTCAATCTCCGCGCGGACGCGACGGACGCCGGCGACCGGGTGCGGATCATGATCGAGGAGGGGGTCCGGGTCGCCTCGTTCGCCCTCGCGCCCTCCCCCGGGCTGATCGCGGAGCTCAAGGAGGCGGGGATCGTCGTCATCCCGTCCGTGGGGGCCCGGCGGCATGCCGAGAAGGTCGCGGGCTGGGGCGCGGACGCGGTGATCGTGCAGGGCGGCGAGGGCGGCGGACACACCGGCGAGGTGGCGACGACCGTGCTGCTGCCGCAGGTGGTGGACGCGGTGGACATCCCGGTCGTGGCGGCGGGGGGCTTCTTCGACGGGCGGGGTCTGGTCGCCGCGCTGGCCTACGGGGCGGCGGGGGTCGCCATGGGCACGCGGTTCCTGCTCACCTCCGACTCGACGGTGCCGGACGCGGTGAAGGCGAGGTATCTGGCGGCGCGCGTCACGGACGTGACGGTGACCCGGGCCATCGACGGGCTGCCCCACCGCATGCTGCGGACGGATCTGGTGGCGTCCCTGGAACACGCCGGCCGCATGCGGGCCCTGGCGCGGGCGCTGCGCCGGGCGGCGGGCTTCCGCAAGCTGTCCGGGCTGACCTGGCGCGCGCTGGCCCGGGACGGCCTCGCCCTGCGGCACGGCAGGAACCTCACCTGGAGCCAGGTCCTCCTCGCCGCCAACACCCCCATGCTCCTCAGATCGGCGATGGTGGACGGCCGCACGGACCTCGGCGTGATGGCCTCCGGCCAGGTCGCCGGACTGATCGACGACCTCCCCTCCTGCGCGGAACTGGTGGACCGGATCATGAAACAGGCGGAGGAAACCCTTGAGGGCCTCCCGACCGCGGGATGA